Part of the Deinococcus radiopugnans ATCC 19172 genome is shown below.
CATGCCGGCCACGATCATGTTCTGCACACGAATCCACGCGCGGGCGCTGGCCTCCACCACGTCGGTGGCGACGCCCAGACCGTGCAGCAGCGTCTCGCCGTGGCGGGCGCTGACGCTGACCTCGCCCAGCGCGTCGCCGCCCTGCGTGACGGCCTGGATGCGGTAGCTCTCCAGCGTGGGCGTGAGGCCCGTGATCTTGTTGATGGCCTGGAAGGCGGCCTCCACCGGGCCGTCGCCGTGCGCGGTGGCGTCCACCGGGCCGTCCGGGGTTTGCAGGCGCACGAAGGCCACCGGGGTCATGTTCATGCCGGAGGTGATCTGAAAGCCTTCCAGGCTGAAGGTCTGCGGCACGTCGCTGCGGGAGTCCACCAGGGCACGCAGGTCGTCACTGAAGATCTGCCCCTTGCGGTCGGCCAGATCCTTGAAGCGCCCGAACAGGTGCTGCACCTTGTCGTCGGGCATATCGGCGTAGCCCAGATCGGTCAGTGCCTTGCGGAAGGCGGCGCGGCCCGAGTGCTTGCCCATCACCAGCACGGCGGCCTCGCGGCCCACCAGCTCGGCGTTCATGATCTCGTAGGTCTCGCGCGCCTTCAAGACGCCGTCCTGGTGAATGCCGGACTCGTGCGCAAACGCATTGTCGCCCACGATGGCCTTGTTGGGCTGCACGGGCATGCCGCTCAGGCGGCTGATCAGGCGGCTGGCGCGGTACAGCTCGCGGGTCTGGATGCCGGTCTTGTAGCCGTAGTGATCGGCCCGCGTGTGAAAGGCCATCACGATCTCTTCCAGGCTGGCGTTTCCGGCCCGCTCGCCGATGCCGTTGATGGTGCATTCGATCTGGCGTGCGCCGCCCTCAGCCGCCGCGATGGAGTTCGCCACCGCCATGCCCAGATCATCGTGGCAGTGGCTGCTCAGGATGACGTGGGCGGGCAACTCGGCCTTCAGAAACGCAAACAGCTTGCGCATCTCGTCGGGGGTGGTGTAGCCCACGGTGTCCGGCACGTTGATGGTGGTGGCTCCGGCTTCCACGGCGGCCTTGAAAATCCGACTCAGGAAGGCCCAGTCGCTGCGGGTGGCGTCCTCGGCGCTGAATTCCACGTCGTCCACGAAGGAGCGGGCCAGCGTCACGGCCTGCACGGCGCGTTCCACCACGGCGTCGGGTTCCAGGTTCAGTTTCTTGGCCATGTGAATCGGGCTGGTGGCGATAAAGGTGTGGATGCGGGGCTTTTCCGCCGCTTCCACCGCCCGCGCCGCCGCCTCGATGTCCGCCCGCCCGGCCCGCGCCAGCCCGGTGATGATCGGCCCGCGCACCTCGCGCGCGATCCGCGAGACCCCCTCCAGGTCGCCGGGGCTGGCGATGGGAAAGCCCGCCTCGATCACGTCCACGCCCAGCCGCGCCAGCTGGTGCGCGATTTCCAGCTTCTGTGCGTGGTTCAGGGCCACGCCCGGCGACTGCTCGCCGTCGCGCAGGGTGGTGTCGAAGATGCGGATGCGGTCGGTGCTCTGCGGCTGATTGTTCTGCGGCTGGGTCATGGGTTCTCCTGTAGCGGGCTGAGGCGCGAGTTGAGCTTGGGCAGGCACGGAAAATCCCCCGAAGGGGACTCCTCCGGGGGACTGGGCGGCCACAATCTTCCTCAGCCGTTCACTCCACCGGAGGACGGGTAAGAAGGAGGCCAGAGCGGATCATGGCAGGACTGTACCCGATGTCCGGGCGGGGGCTGGGCCAGTCGTCTAGCCTCCGGATTGAGCCGGGAACGCGGCGTCCCAGAGGATGGCTGCCGGAGGCGATCCGCTCCGCGCCCTCCTGTTCAGCGCCCTGTCGGGGCCTCTGCCTTCGCGTCTCCCAGCGCGTCCATGAATGCCAGCGCGTACTGCACCCCGGTCTCGAAGTCGCGGCGCAGCACGTTCTCGTTGGGGGCGTGGACGCGGCCCGCCACATTGCCGATGCCCAGGGCGATCACCGGCGCACCGACGTATTCCATGAAGGGGTGCATCGGGCCGCTGCCGCCGCTGCTGGGGTTCAGGATGGCGTCCTGGCCGTAGACCTCTCTGGCCACCCGCACCGCCGTCTGCACGAAGGGATGGTTCAGATCGCTGCGGGCCGGGTGCTGGTGGCTTTCCAGCTCGACGATGTCCACGTCCTGCAAGCCCTGGGTGTCCAGATGGGCGCGCAGCAGTTGCACGATCCTGTCGGGGTTCTGGTCCGGCACCAGCCGGAAGTCGATCTTGACGAAGCCCTCGGCGGGCAGCACGGTCTTGCTGCCGCCATCGCCGTAGCCGCCGTGAAAGCCGTTGACGTTCAGCACCGGCATCAGGTTCAGGCGGGTGTGGTGGTCCTCAGGCGTGCCGAGGGGCCGCGTGACCTCGTAGGCGCTGTACAGCGCTTCGCCGTGGCCGGGCAGCCGGGCGATGGCCTCCAGATCGGCCTCGCTGGCGGGCCGCACATCGTCGTGAAAGCCGGGGATGGTGACGCGCCCGGTGTCGTCGCGCAGGCTGGCCACGGCCTTTGCCAGCCGCCACAACGGGTTGTCCACCACCGCGCCGGTGCTGCTGTGCAGGTCGCTGGCCGCCACCCGGCAGCGCAGTTCCAGGCACACGATGCCCTTCAGGCCCGCGTACAGGATGGGCCGGCCCTCGGGGGTCACGCTGCCGAATTCCCACCACACGCCGTCGGCCTGCAATTCGTCGGCGTGGTCCCTCACGAAGGCTTCCAGGCTGGGGCTGCCCACCTCTTCCTCGCCCTCCAGCAGCCATTTCACCTTGAGGGGCAGGCGGCCGCCGTGCCGCTCGCGCAGCGCCCGCAGCCCGGCCAGCCGCGACACGAACTCGCCCTTGTCGTCCGACGCCCCGCGTCCGTACAGTCGGCCATCCCGTTCGGTGAGTTCAAAGGGAGGCGTGTCCCACAACTCCAGCGGGTCTTCCGGCTGCACGTCGTAGTGGTTGTAGATCAGCAGCGTGAAGGGGCCGCTCCCCGCCTCGGCCACCAGCACCGGGGCCACCTGACCGGGGTAGCGGGCCACCGTGAAGTCCTCGGCCTCCAGCAGGGCAGTCACGGCGTCCGCAGTCTCGGGCAGCATGCGGCCCTGCGCGGAGACGCTTTGCAGCGCCACCAGATCGCGCAAGTCGGTCAGGCCGCGTTCGATGTGGGCGGAGAGGTCCGGAGCATCGGCTTTTGTCATGCGGCCAATCTACTTCTCGAAGCCGTGTGGATGCCCCTTGTGCCAGTTCCAGGCGGTCTGCACGATCTCCTGCAGGTCCGTGAACTGCGGCGAAAATCCCAGGTCCTGCACGATCTTCGTGGCGTCGGCCACCAGCCGGGGCGGATCACCCGCGCGGCGGGGGGCGATCTCGCGCTCCAGCGGCGTGCCCACCACGGCGTCCACCGCGTCCAGCACCTGTTTGACACTGAAGCCGTGGCCCAGGCCGACGTTGTAGGTGGCGGCGTCCGCCTGCCCGGCGTGCAGCGCCTCCACCGCCAGGACATGCGCGTCGGCCAGATCCTGCACATGCACGTAGTCGCGGATGCAGGTGCCGTCGGGCGTGTCGTAGTCCTCGCCGAAGATCAGCATTTTCTCGCGCTGACCCAGGGCGGTCATGCACGCCAGTTCGATCAGGTGGCTCTGGCTGGGGTGCGCCTCGCCGATGTCCCCGGCGGCAGCCGCCCCGCACACGTTGAAGTAGCGCAGGACCGTGTACGGCAGACCGTGCGCCGTGTGGAAGGCGTGAATCATGCGCTCGGTCATCAGCTTGGTCTCGCCGTAGACGCTCTCGGGCTGCAGGGCGGCGGTCTCGGGAATCGGCACGGCGTCGGTGGTGCCGTACACGGCGGCGGTGCTGGAAAAGACCAGTGGCACCTTGCGCGTCTCCACGATGGCCTGCAGCAGATTCAGGCTGCCCACCACGTTGTTGCGGTAGTAGCGGGCCGGGGCGCGCATGCTCTCGCCCACCTCTATCAGCGCGGCGAAGTGAATCACAGCGTCGGGCTGGTGGGCCTCCAGCGCGGCCTTGACGCTGGGGAAATCCAGCAGGTCGGCCTTGATCAGTTCCACGTCGTCCGGCAGGGCTTCAGCGTGCCCGCTGGAGAGGTTGTCCAGCACCACCACGCGGTGCCCCGCCGCCCGCAACTGCCGCACTGTGTGTGAACCGATATAACCTGCGCCGCCGACGACCAGAAGTTTCATTGCGGTTCAGGGTAGCAGGCGCGGTCTGAACGGGCGTGTCTGTCCCACAGATCTGTCCCCACAGAAAGGAGGCGGGCGGATGAGTCGATGTCATCCGCCCGCCTCCATCGTGGTGCTCTGGCTCACTCTGGCTCAGTTCATGACGCGGCGCGCGCCGTTGTAGCGGTTGGCCCAGTACGCATTGGCGAACAGCGGCTCGATGACGGTGCGCCCCTTGTAGCTGTTGGCATTCGCCATCATGCCGTCGCCCACGTACAGTCCCACATGACTGGCGACACGCCCCATGGTGTTGAAGAACACCAGATCGCCCGCCCGCAGGTCGCGGCGGCTGACCGCGCGGCCTGTGTTCCACTGCCCGGCGGCGGTGCGCGGCAGGTTGATGCCCAGGTTGCGGAACACGCTCTGGGTAAAGCTGGAGCAGTCCAGCCCGTTCCGGCCATTGCCGCCCAGCGCGTAACGCACGCCCAGGAAGCGGGCGGCGGCGGTCCGCACGTAAGCGCCGCCAGTGGTGCTGGCGGCGGGGGCGGCGTTGCGGACGGGCGCGTTGACGGTGGCCCCGCCGATGTTCAGCTTCTGCCCCACCTGAATGGTGCTGCTGTTCAGACCATTGAGGCGCATCAGCGTGCCGGCGTCCGTCCCCGTGGCGCGCGCGATGGCGGACAGGGTGTCACCGCTCTTGACGGTGTACGTGGAGGCCAGGGCAGCGGTGCTGGTCAGGGCGGCGAAAACGAGGGGGAACAGAAGGCGGGAGTAATTCATCGACTTCAGAAGTTTAGCGCAGCTTTATTTATTCGCTCTTAATTCTTGCACTTAAACGCTCTGGTTATGCGCCTATACGTTCTTTATGCGTCAGGCCACTGCGTGAACAGAATGAAAATTTGGCCTCTGGCTCAAGCTTCTCAGACTTCGGCTCATCTTCGGGGCAGCTGAAAAAGTGGCGTCAGTCACAGCCGGAACCCCAGGTGTGC
Proteins encoded:
- a CDS encoding 2-isopropylmalate synthase encodes the protein MTQPQNNQPQSTDRIRIFDTTLRDGEQSPGVALNHAQKLEIAHQLARLGVDVIEAGFPIASPGDLEGVSRIAREVRGPIITGLARAGRADIEAAARAVEAAEKPRIHTFIATSPIHMAKKLNLEPDAVVERAVQAVTLARSFVDDVEFSAEDATRSDWAFLSRIFKAAVEAGATTINVPDTVGYTTPDEMRKLFAFLKAELPAHVILSSHCHDDLGMAVANSIAAAEGGARQIECTINGIGERAGNASLEEIVMAFHTRADHYGYKTGIQTRELYRASRLISRLSGMPVQPNKAIVGDNAFAHESGIHQDGVLKARETYEIMNAELVGREAAVLVMGKHSGRAAFRKALTDLGYADMPDDKVQHLFGRFKDLADRKGQIFSDDLRALVDSRSDVPQTFSLEGFQITSGMNMTPVAFVRLQTPDGPVDATAHGDGPVEAAFQAINKITGLTPTLESYRIQAVTQGGDALGEVSVSARHGETLLHGLGVATDVVEASARAWIRVQNMIVAGMGAERRQGEFAPGRI
- a CDS encoding M20/M25/M40 family metallo-hydrolase; this encodes MTKADAPDLSAHIERGLTDLRDLVALQSVSAQGRMLPETADAVTALLEAEDFTVARYPGQVAPVLVAEAGSGPFTLLIYNHYDVQPEDPLELWDTPPFELTERDGRLYGRGASDDKGEFVSRLAGLRALRERHGGRLPLKVKWLLEGEEEVGSPSLEAFVRDHADELQADGVWWEFGSVTPEGRPILYAGLKGIVCLELRCRVAASDLHSSTGAVVDNPLWRLAKAVASLRDDTGRVTIPGFHDDVRPASEADLEAIARLPGHGEALYSAYEVTRPLGTPEDHHTRLNLMPVLNVNGFHGGYGDGGSKTVLPAEGFVKIDFRLVPDQNPDRIVQLLRAHLDTQGLQDVDIVELESHQHPARSDLNHPFVQTAVRVAREVYGQDAILNPSSGGSGPMHPFMEYVGAPVIALGIGNVAGRVHAPNENVLRRDFETGVQYALAFMDALGDAKAEAPTGR
- the galE gene encoding UDP-glucose 4-epimerase GalE, whose product is MKLLVVGGAGYIGSHTVRQLRAAGHRVVVLDNLSSGHAEALPDDVELIKADLLDFPSVKAALEAHQPDAVIHFAALIEVGESMRAPARYYRNNVVGSLNLLQAIVETRKVPLVFSSTAAVYGTTDAVPIPETAALQPESVYGETKLMTERMIHAFHTAHGLPYTVLRYFNVCGAAAAGDIGEAHPSQSHLIELACMTALGQREKMLIFGEDYDTPDGTCIRDYVHVQDLADAHVLAVEALHAGQADAATYNVGLGHGFSVKQVLDAVDAVVGTPLEREIAPRRAGDPPRLVADATKIVQDLGFSPQFTDLQEIVQTAWNWHKGHPHGFEK
- a CDS encoding C40 family peptidase; the protein is MNYSRLLFPLVFAALTSTAALASTYTVKSGDTLSAIARATGTDAGTLMRLNGLNSSTIQVGQKLNIGGATVNAPVRNAAPAASTTGGAYVRTAAARFLGVRYALGGNGRNGLDCSSFTQSVFRNLGINLPRTAAGQWNTGRAVSRRDLRAGDLVFFNTMGRVASHVGLYVGDGMMANANSYKGRTVIEPLFANAYWANRYNGARRVMN